In Desulfofustis limnaeus, the genomic stretch GGCGCTGTGAAGGTTCGTTCTGCGGCCGGGCCTTCAAGCCGACCGGGACGCCGCTCAACGAACTGACGCCGATCGCTCTCCATCGCGATGAACTGGAGGCTCTGCGGCTCTGCGACGTGGAGGGGCTGACCCAGGAGGAGGCCGGCCTGCGCATGGGGGTCTCCCGCGGCACCGTCCAGCGCATCATCACCGGCGCCCGGAAGAAGACGGCAACGGCGCTCACCGAAGGACAGGCCCTGGTCTTTATCGACAGCGAGAGCTGATCAGGTGATTTCCCTGGTCTTGCGGAACTCGATGTCGGGCCATTTCTCCATGAAGAATCTCAGCATCCATTCGCTTTCCGCCAGATAGGTGAGAAACCCCTCGGCATCGTAGGCCAGCACGTGCTGGTTGGCCTGTTCGAAGCGGGCCAGCTTCTTCTTGTCCGGGCAGTCCACCCAGCGCGCCGCCCCGAAACGGACCGGTTCGTAAATGGCGTCCACGCCGTACTCGTTTTTCAGCCGGGCCATGGTCACCTCGAACTGCAGCACGCCCACCGCGCCCATCACGTAATCGGAACCCACCAGCGGTCTGAAGACCTGGATCGCCCCCTCTTCGGCCAATTGTACCAGCCCTTTCTGCAGCTGCTTCAGCTTCAGCGGGTTTTTCAGCAGGACCCGGCGAAAGTGTTCCGGCGCGAAGTTGGGGATGCCGGTGAACTTGAGCGGCTCCTTGGTGCTGAAGGTGTCGCCGATCTTGATCGTGCCGTGGTTGGGCAGGCCGATGATGTCGCCGGGCCAGGCCTCTTCCACATGCTCCCGGTCCTGGGCCATGAAGATGATCGCTCCGGCCAGCGTGATATCCTTGTTCAAGCGGTGGTGCCTGACCTTCATGCCCTTGGTGAAGGAGCCTGAACAGACGCGCAAAAACGCGATACGGTCGCGATGAGCCGGGTTCATGTTGGCCTGGATCTTGAAGACGAAACCGGAGAACTGTTCCTCGTTCGGCGTCACGACCCGCGTCTCGCTCTGGCGCGGACCGGGCGGCGGGGCCATCTCGACGAAGGTGTCGAGCATCTCCTGGACGCCGAAGTTGTTGATCGCCGAGCCGAAAAAGACCGGGGTCTGGGAGGCCTTCAGATACTGCTGGTAGGTGAACGGGCTGGCGGCGCCCTCGAGCAGCTCCAGGTCCTCGCGCAGGTCGTCGGCCTGGGCGCCGAGCAGCCGGTCCAGCTGCGGGTCGTCCAGGCTGTCGATGGTGATCACCTGCTGGTCGCGGGTCTCGGCGCCGGGGGTGAAGAGCCGCAGATTCTTTCGGTAGAGGTTGTAGACGCCCCTGAACCGCTTGCCCATGCCGATCGGCCAGGACAGCGGAGCGCATTCGATCTGCAACTTGTCCTCGATCTCGTCGAGCAACTCCAGCGGCGAGCGGCCCTCCCGGTCCAGCTTGTTGATGAAGGTGATCAACGGCGTGTTGCGCATCCGGCAGACCTCCATCAACTTTTCGGTCTGGGTCTCAACCCCTTTGGCGCTGTCGATGACCATCACCGCGGAGTCGACGGCGGTCAATACCCGGTAGGTGTCTTCCGAGAAGTCCTGGTGGCCGGGGGTGTCGAGCAGGTTTACTTCATAATCGCGATAGGTGAACTTCATCACCGAGGTGGTCACCGAGATACCGCGTTCCTGCTCCACCTTCATCCAGTCGCTGGTCGCGTGCCGCTCCGCCTTGCGCGACTTGACGGCGCCGGCGAGGTTGATGGCGCCGCCGAAGAGCAGCAGCTTTTCGGTCAAGGTGGTCTTGCCGGCATCGGGATGACTGATGATGCCAAAGGTGCGCCGGCGGCTGATTTCTCTGTCCAGGGTACTGCTCATCGGGGAAAATTTGTCCTTTGCTATTTACCGGGGAGTGGGTATAACCATGCCTTGGAAAAAAACATGAACAATAGGCCCTTTCCCATAGATTGCAAGAGAAATGCGAAATGAACGATGAAAAAAGAACCCTGCTGGTGACCGGCGGCTGCGGCTTCATCGGCTGCAATTTCGTACGCCTGGTCAACCGGGAGCTGCCGCACTGGCGGCTGATCAACCTGGATAAGCTCACCTACGCGGGCAACCTGCAGAGCCTCGCCGGTGTCGAGGAAAATGAGCGGTACCGTTTTGTCTGCGGCGACATCGGTGACGCTGAGTTGGTGGAGCGGTTGTTTGGCGAGGAGCAGATCGACACCGTCGTCCATTTTGCCGCCGAGTCTCACGTGGATCGCTCCATCGTCGGGCCCGGCGAATTCATCCGCACCAATATCGTCGGCACCTTCACGCTGCTCGAGGCGGCCCGCCGCCACTGGCCGGGGCAGAACGGCGGCGAGGCCCGCCGCTTTCTGCATATCAGCACCGACGAGGTGTATGGATCGCTCGGCGCCACCGGGCTGTTCAGCGAGACCACCCCGTACGATCCCCGCTCGCCCTATTCCGCCTCGAAGGCCTCGTCCGATCATCTTGTTTCCGCCTATTTCCATACCTACGGGCTGCCCGCGGTGATCACCAACTGCTCCAACAACTACGGGCCCTACCAGTTCCCGGAAAAGCTGATCCCGCTGGTCTGCAACAACGCGCTGCAGGGCCTGACCTTGCCGGTCTACGGGGACGGCAAGAACATCCGTGACTGGCTCCATGTGGAGGATCATTGCCGGGCGCTGGTGGCCGTGCTGCAGCGGGGGCGGCCGGGACACCATTACAACGTCGGCGGCAACAGCGAGATGGCCAACATCGACGTGGTCCGGATGATCTGCGATCTTCTCGACCAGCGGGTCGGCCTGTTGCCCGACGGCCGGCAGCACCGGGAGCTGATCACCTTCGTGCGCGATCGCCTGGGCCATGACCGGCGCTACGCCATCGACGCCAGCAAGATCAAGGCGGAGATCGGCTGGCAGCCCGCCATCCGCTTCGCCGACGGGCTGGCTGCCACCATCGATTGGTACCTGGAGCACCGGGCCTGGCTGGAGGCGGTGCTTGACGGTTCCTATCAGGACTACTACCGCACCATGTACGGCCACGCCGAAGGCGCAGCAGATCTGGGGTGAGCGCATGCAGATCGTGAAAACCGCCATCCCCGAGGTGCTGATTGTCGAGCCGAAGGTATTCGGCGACGACCGGGGGTTTTTCATGGAGAGCTACAATCGCCGCACCTGGCGGGAGTTGACCGGACTCGATACGGAGTTCGTGCAGGACAACCATTCCCGATCGTCGCGTGGGGTGCTGCGCGGCATCCATTACCAGATCCGGCAGCCGCAGGGTAAACTGGTGCGGGTGGTGGCCGGGGAGGTCTTCGATGTGGCCGTCGATCTGCGGCGCTCGTCGCCGACGTTCGGCCGGTGGGCCGGCGTCGTGCTGAGCGCGGAGAACAAGCGGCAATTCTGGGTGCCGCCCGGATTCGGCCACGCCTTTCTGGTCCTTTCCGCGGCCGCCGATTTTCTCTACAAGGCGACTCATTATTACGCCCCTCAGCATGAGCGGGCGATCATCTGGGACGATCCCGATCTGGCCATCGACTGGCCCGGCGGTCTGTCCCCGGTGCTTTCCGCCAAGGATGCGGCCGCCCCCCGTTTTGCCGCGGCCGAGGTCTACGACTAATCGCCCCGCGGTGCCAGGCTGCGCACGGCGCGCACTGAAAATCGGCAATCCTTGTCCTGCGGGGCGGCGTAGCCCATCTCCCCATTCACATACCAGCATTCCGTTTTCCCATGGTGGTCGCAGGTCCAGAACCAGCGGCCGGTCCGGGGAAAGATCGGGTGCAGGTGCGGGATGGCGGCGTGGTCGAGGAGCGACAGTAATTCGTTGACGGTCGGCAACCGCCAGGGAGTGCGGAGATCGTCGGCTGCCAGAGCGGCGCACCAGGATGCGGCGTCCTGCCAGCTGAGCGGGTAGGGGCTTGGATCCCGGCGCCAGGCTAGACCGGTGGCATGGTCGATGATGGTGTCGCCGGCGTGTTCGAAGCTGTTGACGATCGGAACTGCCGGTCGATCCAGCCGATTCAGGCCGAACCGCTCCCGGGCCCGCTGACCGCACTGGTTGTCGGGGCTGCTGCGTAATCGATATCTTTCGTGACGCTCGAGCTGGTCGTTCACGTCAGCGCTGGGTACCGGTTGCAACGGTAGCGCCGCCAGCGCCCGGCGCATGGCGTCGGCGCTCGGGAAGCGCCGTTGCGGGTCCCATTGCAGGCCGGTGTGAAAGAAGTCGTCCCAGCTGGCATCGTAGGTCGCATCGATCAGGGACAGCGGGAAACTCTGCATGCCGGGCAGGGTGCCGGTCAGCAGCCGGTAGAGCAGGACGGCGCTACCGTAGAGGTCGGCCCGGCCATCCACCCGATGCGGGTCTTTCCGCTGTTCCGGCGGGGTATAGTAGGGTGAGCCGATCTGCATGTTGTCGGGCCCGGAGAAGGAGAGGGAGTCGGCCAGGGCCATCCCGAAATCACAGAGTTTCACCGTGTCGTCATCGGTCACCAGGATGTTGTGCGGTTTGATGTCCCGGTGCACAATGCGCTGGTGATGCAGATAGGCCAGTGCGTCGAGAATCTGGAGGCCGTAGCGGACCAAGGTCTCCGGTCGGATCGGGCGGGACGGCTGTTCGATCTGAAACTGCTCGCCGATCATTATGCCCAGGTTGTTGCAATAATACTCCATGACCAGGTAGGGCCGCCCCTGCTGGTCCCGATCGTAATCCCAGACGGCGGCCAGGTTGGGGTGTTGCAGGCTGGCGAGGATGCGGGCCTCGGCGGTGAAGATCTCCTCCAGCCGGTCGTTGCCGAGCGTGATCTCGAGCGCTTCCGACGGCTGCAGGACCTTCAGGGCGACGATCTTGTCGATCTCCGGGTGGATGGCCTTGTAGACCACACCCATGCCGCCTTTGCCCAGCCGTTTGAGCACCAGATATTTACCGACGCTGAACGGTTTCATACTCAGTGCAGCCGACGGGCGTTGATCTCGGGAAACCCTTTGAGGTGCAGCAACCGCACGGTGGTCTCCACGTCGTAGGCGACGGCCCGGACCTCCAGACACGAGCGCTCATCGTCCCAGATGCCGTATTTCGCCCGGTTGTCCTGATCGTCCCGCGGTTGTCCGACGCTACCGCAGACCAGCAGATGACGGCAGCCGGCGTTAAGACTGGTGCAGCCGATGGCCAGCGGCGTTGTCGATAGGTCTCCGGCCGGGGACAGGGCGAAATGGTTCAGCAGATGGGTATGGCCGGCGAAACAGAGCGGTTCGGGGTAGCTGGCAAAGATACGGCGGAGCCGCGGCGGTGAAGGTTCGAACAGGTATTCGGTGGGGGAGGCCGGCGGGCAGCCATGCAAGAACCGGATGGTGTCGCGGACCAGGACCGGCGGTAGCTCGGCCAGCCACTCACGGCTGGCCGCTGACAGCAGTTCTTTGGTCAAGGCCAGGGAATGGCGACAGGTGGGGTTGAGCAGCCGGAAATAGCCATCATGGGTCAGGGCCAGTTCGTGATTGCCGCAGACGGAGATGATGTTGCGGGCGATCAGAGTCCTGACCACCCGTTCCGGTTCCGGGCCGTAGCCGACATTATCACCGAGGCTGACGGTGGCGTCGATGGACTGCTCGTCCAGATCCACCAGCACCGCATCCAGGGCTTGGCTGTTGCCGTGAATATCGGCGATGACCGCGATCCTCATGGTTGCCGGGGCTCGAGCGCTTTCAGCCGCCCCAGACCAATTCGCCGCCGCTGTAACCGAGGCCGCCGCAGATTGCCAGGCTGAGCAGATAGAAGCGGAACAGGACCGCCTGTGAAGCGCCACGGCGCTGGTAGACAACCGTGGTG encodes the following:
- a CDS encoding metallophosphoesterase family protein, which translates into the protein MRIAVIADIHGNSQALDAVLVDLDEQSIDATVSLGDNVGYGPEPERVVRTLIARNIISVCGNHELALTHDGYFRLLNPTCRHSLALTKELLSAASREWLAELPPVLVRDTIRFLHGCPPASPTEYLFEPSPPRLRRIFASYPEPLCFAGHTHLLNHFALSPAGDLSTTPLAIGCTSLNAGCRHLLVCGSVGQPRDDQDNRAKYGIWDDERSCLEVRAVAYDVETTVRLLHLKGFPEINARRLH
- the rfbC gene encoding dTDP-4-dehydrorhamnose 3,5-epimerase, translated to MQIVKTAIPEVLIVEPKVFGDDRGFFMESYNRRTWRELTGLDTEFVQDNHSRSSRGVLRGIHYQIRQPQGKLVRVVAGEVFDVAVDLRRSSPTFGRWAGVVLSAENKRQFWVPPGFGHAFLVLSAAADFLYKATHYYAPQHERAIIWDDPDLAIDWPGGLSPVLSAKDAAAPRFAAAEVYD
- the rfbB gene encoding dTDP-glucose 4,6-dehydratase, which gives rise to MNDEKRTLLVTGGCGFIGCNFVRLVNRELPHWRLINLDKLTYAGNLQSLAGVEENERYRFVCGDIGDAELVERLFGEEQIDTVVHFAAESHVDRSIVGPGEFIRTNIVGTFTLLEAARRHWPGQNGGEARRFLHISTDEVYGSLGATGLFSETTPYDPRSPYSASKASSDHLVSAYFHTYGLPAVITNCSNNYGPYQFPEKLIPLVCNNALQGLTLPVYGDGKNIRDWLHVEDHCRALVAVLQRGRPGHHYNVGGNSEMANIDVVRMICDLLDQRVGLLPDGRQHRELITFVRDRLGHDRRYAIDASKIKAEIGWQPAIRFADGLAATIDWYLEHRAWLEAVLDGSYQDYYRTMYGHAEGAADLG
- a CDS encoding peptide chain release factor 3: MSSTLDREISRRRTFGIISHPDAGKTTLTEKLLLFGGAINLAGAVKSRKAERHATSDWMKVEQERGISVTTSVMKFTYRDYEVNLLDTPGHQDFSEDTYRVLTAVDSAVMVIDSAKGVETQTEKLMEVCRMRNTPLITFINKLDREGRSPLELLDEIEDKLQIECAPLSWPIGMGKRFRGVYNLYRKNLRLFTPGAETRDQQVITIDSLDDPQLDRLLGAQADDLREDLELLEGAASPFTYQQYLKASQTPVFFGSAINNFGVQEMLDTFVEMAPPPGPRQSETRVVTPNEEQFSGFVFKIQANMNPAHRDRIAFLRVCSGSFTKGMKVRHHRLNKDITLAGAIIFMAQDREHVEEAWPGDIIGLPNHGTIKIGDTFSTKEPLKFTGIPNFAPEHFRRVLLKNPLKLKQLQKGLVQLAEEGAIQVFRPLVGSDYVMGAVGVLQFEVTMARLKNEYGVDAIYEPVRFGAARWVDCPDKKKLARFEQANQHVLAYDAEGFLTYLAESEWMLRFFMEKWPDIEFRKTREIT
- a CDS encoding protein kinase domain-containing protein, coding for MKPFSVGKYLVLKRLGKGGMGVVYKAIHPEIDKIVALKVLQPSEALEITLGNDRLEEIFTAEARILASLQHPNLAAVWDYDRDQQGRPYLVMEYYCNNLGIMIGEQFQIEQPSRPIRPETLVRYGLQILDALAYLHHQRIVHRDIKPHNILVTDDDTVKLCDFGMALADSLSFSGPDNMQIGSPYYTPPEQRKDPHRVDGRADLYGSAVLLYRLLTGTLPGMQSFPLSLIDATYDASWDDFFHTGLQWDPQRRFPSADAMRRALAALPLQPVPSADVNDQLERHERYRLRSSPDNQCGQRARERFGLNRLDRPAVPIVNSFEHAGDTIIDHATGLAWRRDPSPYPLSWQDAASWCAALAADDLRTPWRLPTVNELLSLLDHAAIPHLHPIFPRTGRWFWTCDHHGKTECWYVNGEMGYAAPQDKDCRFSVRAVRSLAPRGD
- a CDS encoding DUF134 domain-containing protein produces the protein MSPRPKKMRRCEGSFCGRAFKPTGTPLNELTPIALHRDELEALRLCDVEGLTQEEAGLRMGVSRGTVQRIITGARKKTATALTEGQALVFIDSES